The following coding sequences are from one Kiritimatiellales bacterium window:
- a CDS encoding FCD domain-containing protein has protein sequence MTVAEQVLNWIENYIEENRLGVGDALPGELDMVAETGFSRASVREALTALKVLGIIHTRRKGGIRIIRNPVTLGLRHYFADQYEDTGRYKDMMEFRAVMEWGLGPLALQRINKTTIKKLRRLVEGIEKKPEDVTVEDIIRAETEFHKTLTDGCKNKLAGLFVHIYEPVFRSWWADNPVTPTEHKKDWVERHGSMVDALDAGDDVYFTQLLRNHTFQYLGIK, from the coding sequence ATGACCGTAGCAGAACAGGTTTTAAACTGGATTGAAAATTATATTGAAGAAAACCGGCTCGGAGTCGGGGATGCTCTGCCGGGAGAACTGGATATGGTGGCTGAAACCGGATTCAGCCGCGCATCTGTCCGCGAAGCATTAACGGCGCTGAAAGTGCTCGGAATTATCCATACCCGGCGCAAGGGAGGAATCCGCATTATCCGCAATCCGGTGACGCTGGGATTGCGCCACTATTTTGCCGATCAATACGAAGATACCGGTCGATATAAGGATATGATGGAATTCCGCGCCGTAATGGAGTGGGGGCTGGGGCCGCTGGCTTTACAGCGCATCAATAAAACAACGATAAAAAAACTCCGGCGGCTGGTTGAAGGCATTGAAAAAAAACCAGAAGACGTTACGGTTGAAGATATTATTCGCGCGGAGACAGAGTTTCATAAAACACTTACGGATGGATGTAAAAACAAGCTGGCCGGATTGTTTGTTCATATTTATGAGCCGGTCTTCCGGAGCTGGTGGGCGGATAATCCGGTTACTCCGACAGAACACAAAAAAGACTGGGTGGAACGGCATGGCAGCATGGTCGATGCGCTGGATGCCGGAGATGATGTATATTTTACACAGCTGCTCCGAAACCATACGTTCCAGTATTTAGGAATCAAATAG
- a CDS encoding GDSL-type esterase/lipase family protein: MAIGQKINKTYVFFVLIYVFRLQVNAAISILYTAPGNPAEQQWAADLRGITVKGITNVINEVIYPAWEFDSLKDQQGWYLNNRFSQTARQAMLESGWTWTYISRTTLAPSAGYHSAKFRDGVNLWSLQFRQSSSPGSNNGVWLHFGSGKYIHLKALSLNDDFCVVQVTCTPANPGFHDDNDLIAFYVNGEKVHEMRRRQQDLTTGVVRGEILDEASGGPGNFAVNLYRIDTGINLDAYHSAGGVFFSLIFVENTATIPAPPRNESYLHNYHSNFVQQALAGGIDVLFIGDSITEYWCSPGCGLPVWNRLWSDDFPGINAANFGVNSDLTQHVLWRLKNGEGFGFSPKVVVLLIGTNNTTPNNTTPEIIAGVTAVVKQLKTGFPQTKILLLGVLPRGQKKDAKRLQIIDVNRGISKLHDGERVFYLDIGDQFLDADGEIPVEWMPDGLHPNLSGYQIFAAAIKDLLAQLFCMNP, from the coding sequence ATGGCGATTGGGCAAAAAATAAACAAAACGTATGTCTTTTTCGTATTAATTTATGTTTTTCGTCTGCAAGTAAATGCAGCAATCAGTATATTATATACCGCTCCGGGGAATCCTGCGGAACAACAATGGGCGGCTGATTTACGGGGAATTACTGTTAAGGGAATAACCAATGTGATTAATGAGGTTATTTATCCGGCGTGGGAGTTTGATTCGCTAAAAGATCAGCAGGGATGGTATCTTAATAATAGATTTAGTCAAACGGCGCGTCAGGCGATGCTTGAATCCGGTTGGACATGGACATATATCTCTAGAACAACACTTGCCCCGAGTGCTGGATATCATTCTGCCAAATTTCGTGACGGTGTTAATTTATGGTCATTACAGTTCCGGCAAAGCTCCTCACCCGGCTCTAATAACGGAGTATGGCTTCATTTCGGTTCTGGGAAATACATTCACTTAAAAGCACTGAGTTTGAATGATGATTTTTGCGTTGTACAGGTGACGTGTACTCCGGCGAATCCGGGGTTCCATGATGACAACGACCTGATTGCATTTTATGTGAACGGGGAGAAAGTACATGAAATGCGCCGACGCCAACAGGATCTGACCACCGGAGTTGTCCGTGGAGAAATACTCGATGAGGCCAGCGGCGGACCGGGGAATTTCGCGGTTAATCTTTACCGGATTGATACCGGTATAAATCTGGATGCATATCATAGTGCCGGAGGTGTATTTTTTTCACTGATATTTGTTGAAAATACAGCAACAATTCCGGCACCGCCGCGCAATGAGAGTTATCTTCATAATTATCATTCTAATTTTGTTCAACAGGCTCTGGCCGGCGGAATTGATGTACTTTTTATCGGCGATTCCATTACTGAATATTGGTGTAGTCCGGGATGCGGGCTGCCGGTGTGGAACAGATTGTGGTCAGATGATTTTCCCGGAATAAACGCTGCAAATTTCGGCGTTAACAGTGATTTGACTCAACATGTTCTTTGGAGATTAAAAAACGGAGAGGGGTTTGGGTTTTCTCCTAAAGTTGTCGTTTTACTGATCGGAACAAATAATACAACTCCAAATAATACAACCCCGGAGATAATTGCAGGAGTAACCGCAGTTGTTAAACAGTTGAAAACCGGATTTCCTCAGACAAAAATTTTATTATTGGGTGTTTTGCCGCGCGGTCAAAAAAAGGATGCAAAACGGTTACAAATTATTGATGTCAATCGGGGAATATCAAAACTGCATGATGGAGAGAGAGTTTTTTATTTAGATATAGGAGATCAGTTTCTGGATGCCGATGGAGAAATTCCGGTGGAGTGGATGCCTGACGGGTTGCACCCGAATTTGTCGGGGTATCAAATTTTTGCCGCTGCAATAAAAGATCTATTAGCGCAATTATTCTGTATGAACCCGTGA